The Syngnathus acus chromosome 3, fSynAcu1.2, whole genome shotgun sequence genome includes a window with the following:
- the tipin gene encoding TIMELESS-interacting protein isoform X2 — translation MVKTLGNDSFETFSPLPPPLSPGQPGDAFGNDEEAAELSKLAEVPAAKRRVVRRPQPKLDSQRLISEKGLPALRTLFDNVHFKGKGHEAEDVRLLMQKMENWAHRLYPKLQFEDFMDRVEKLGAKKEVQTCLKRIRLDMPLTHEDFTGEDDAPLEHDILEDSDPFSSQRFPSDPQGPIHSTPAPAGPPAPSLTEDQRQRMELNRQRALERKMARQQQLMDSQPLDSSLQADEPSVNTAEHAVNYSQGQDCKEDEPGRSSPPQLSIKASESFSLCKNIVTEPTPPASNSSEDADKC, via the exons ATGGTGAAAACACTTGGAAACGATAGCTTCGAGACTttctctcccctccctccgcctCTGTCCCCGGGCCAGCCAGGAGACGCTTTTGGGAATG ATGAGGAAGCTGCCGAGCTGTCCAAGCTTGCTGAGGTTCCTGCGGCCAAAAGGAGAGTAGTTAGGAGACCACAGCCCAAGCTGGACTCCCAGAG GCTGATATCTGAAAAAGGACTTCCAGCTCTGCGAACACTTTTTGACAATGTCCATTTTAAAGGAAAAGGCCATGAG GCGGAGGATGTGCGACTGCTGATGCAGAAGATGGAGAACTGGGCTCACAGGTTGTACCCCAAACTTCAGTTTGAAGATTTCATGGACAGAGTGGAGAAGCTGGGCGCCAAGAAGGAGGTGCAG ACATGTCTCAAAAGGATACGGTTGGACATGCCACTGACACACGAAGATTTTACCG gtGAAGATGATGCTCCTCTTGAACACGACATCTTGGAAGATTCCGATCCATTTAGCAGTCAGAGGTTCCCCAGCGATCCGCAGGGGCCAATCCACTCTACCCCAGCGCCTGCTGGTCCGCCTGCCCCCTCTCTCACAGAAGATCAGCGCCAACGCATGGAGCTAAACAGACAGCGGGCcctggagaggaagatggctCGCCAGCAGCAGCTAATGG ACTCTCAACCACTTGACTCATCATTGCAAGCAGACGAGCCCTCGGTGAACACCGCAGAACATGCTGTCAACTATTCCCAAGGACAAGATTGTAAGGAGGATGAGCCAGGCAGAAGCAGCCCCcctcagctgtcaatcaaggcCTCAGAGTCATTCTCTTTGTGCAAGAACATTGTGACAGAGCCCACCCCTCCAGCCAGCAACAGTAGTGAGGATGCAGATAAATGCTGA